The window atattaaataaaactaatttaatatgatatttttaaataatttttattaaggTTAAATTCGGTTATATTCCATTCATGTTAAAtccaattatatttatttaattttcaaacattaatacttgaatttatattgaatttagtATGATTTggataattcaatttaattatttaattatttaatgattttttttttatattttataaattattgtttatagttttcattatttttttttaaaactattttagtTAACGTGGATATTTACTGAGAAACAAAATCTGATtgtttaattgatgatttttattttttatataaaatattcagAAAAAATAGAATTGTTTAagtgatgaaaataaaataaaaaaaatatatcataatatattagGTGTAATAACAAtctagaaaataaattgaaaatatatttttatttggataatcTTAATATATTCGAACTTAATTCAatcaaaaataactaatacaaattagtAATAATTTTGGATTGTGAATTAAATAAGAAGTTACGTTAACTCAACTAGCATTAATTCCGTGCAAATGCATGCTTTAACCCCGTCTAAATGTACacgaaaaatatatttaaaatattatttatttataaatattttaaataaattaatattattcaaatctaattaatttaaatttgattttagtttgtaaaagttaagtttaatcttaaacttaatgttaacatatattttatcctttcGATACCCCACTTAACCCCTTAAGTGACCATCATcatgtgactcacactttttcatctattttttttattcctcCGGGgaaccacccaccaatcttagtcgagcTTAATTgattacacattttttatctctcgtcaaactcaaaCACTTAATTTCgatctcacactcgacaaacctcccacctgacctccatctcgtgatcacacactttcaaattctcgCCAAATTAACcaataattccgacctcacactcaaaAAATCACCCATcacctgacctccatctcgtgacctcacactttcaaatgctcgctaaaccaacaactaattccgacctcacactcgacaaaccacccacaacccgacctcacactcgacaaaccacccacaacccgacctccatctcgttacctcacactttcaaatactcgacaaaccaacaactaatttcgaactcacactcgacaaaccactcaccacccgacctccatctcgtgacctcacactttcaaatgatgctcgccaaatcaaccactaattccgacctaacactcgacaaaccaccctccgtccgacctccatctcgtgacctcacactttcaaatgatgctcgccaaatcaaccactaattccgacctcacactcgacaaaccacccaccgtTCGACTtacatctcgtgacctcacactttcaaatgctcgccaaactaataaataattacaacctcacactcgacaaaccacccatcacccgaccttcatctcgtgacctcacactttcaaatgttcgtcaaaccaaccactaatttcgacttcacactttcaaatgctcgtcaaaccaattactaattctgacctcacactgtcatttatttaaaagttgcgtcaccatatattatagtcaataatACATTCTTAAAAAATTTACATGTTTTTGGGAATCGAACCCTAGTCTCAAACATAAAATGTGAATACTTTAACCGATAGTCCActtaagattgttgaaataataataataatatatatagttaaggtaactacatttaatataataatttataatatatatatatattatgattaataagaatatatatatatataaaattgttgagggagaaaataattagaaaagaaaaatatatttaaaatttttaaaatctaaaatttaattaaaaaaagagagtaagaaagaggagagaaaaaataactaataacttagattatatatatatataatttttttattaattaaaaaataattaagaaaaaaaaatataagataaaatatatttaaaatttaattaagaaagagaaagtaCGGAAAatgaaagtaagaaaaaaatatcttaatgaCTAATGACGTAGATTATTGtgctattttttttactttaagcataatttatatttatatatatatataaataattaggtAGTTTAAGtcagaataattttttttaaaccaaataCTACGTTAGATTCTCACTTAGATGtcatcataattttatatttggatttaaatgaaattttcaaaagattgaaaaaagatattaatttaaaaaaaaaattcctaaaataaaataagggtGATAAATGTGCTTTAACAACTCCAAATAAAATGAGACCAAAACATGGCAATATTTCCAACGGACAAGTTTCCGCTCATTGAAGTTGCTGCCTCCCTAATTAggtcgtcttcttcttcttcccaaGTTCTAAATTCTCTTTTCGATTGAAATCTAGCATAAATGGCGATGGGTTCAGTTTCACTGAAAATAGGCGACGGAACAGCTCGATTTAAGAAAGCTACTATCTGTTCATCTGCTTTGAATCTCGTAATGCTCTTCTTTGTTCTTATAACCAACCTATTTGCTCTATATGCATTCACATCAACCCCAAAGATTCACAACTACCATTCCCCTAACAACATCTCTATAATCTCCGAACAAGTGTCGTTGATCCTCAGAGAGATCGATTCTTCCCAAAAGAAGCTTGCCCAGATGGAAAAACAGTTCATCGGCTTTGAAAACATCGATCTTACCCAACCCAAATTAGCAAAAGAGCTTAATCTCTTTCTCCAACGATATCAGCTTCCATTGGGGAAAGATTCAAAAACTGGGATTAAAGAGATGGTATCCTCTGTCGGTCATTTCTGTGAGAAATCAATGGATTCGCTATCTCAGTTCATGAATTACAAGGTTAATAAGCCATGCCCTGATGACTGGAGCTTTGGGGAGAAACTGATTCTCAAAGGATGTGAACCTTTACCCAGAAGAAGATGCTTTTCCAAGTCAATTCCTAAGGTGAACAACTGTAATAATAATGACTGTTTTGATCATTTAAGTAAAACCAGAGGGAAGAATGGTTTCCTAATTGATGATGTGCTTGCATTAGGCAGCAATAGGGGTGGAATAAGAACAGGGTTAGATCTTGGTGGTGGGTCTGCAACATTTGCAGCTAAAATGGCTGAGAAGAATGTGACTGTAATCACATCTACTTTAAACAATGAAGGTCCGTTTAGCATATTCATGGCTTCAAGAGGTTTATTTCCTTTGTACACGAGTTTGGATCAAAGGTTTCCTTTCTATGACAATGTGTTTGATTTAGTACATGTTGTTAGTGTTTTGGATGTTGGTGAGAGTAGTTCGAAGAAGCTTGAGTTCTTAATGTTCGATGTGGACAGAGTTCTAAGGGCTGGAGGATTGTTTTGGTTGGACAGCTTTGATTTTGCTAGTGATGATAAGAAGAGTGAATTGATTAGTTTGATTGAAAGATTTGGGTATAAGAAACTGAAATGGGTTGTGggggagaagaagatgaaatcaaAGGCTTCTTTGTCTGCAGTTCTTGAAAAACCAGTCAGACTATAGTGgaacttatttgaaaaacttcTTGTTATTAGGTAAAGGTAATGAGAAATCTAGAAGCATTAATGGTAACTTTGTTTCTTACATTAGTTTTCCTTCCATTTGCAGCAATCACTTTATCAGTTCCTTGCATTTAAGTTTTAGGATTGCTAAGTGCTTAAGTAAATAAGGATCTTGTATGTCAGAAAAATTTGTATGAAAaaatctcatttaaaaaattgttttaaaaatagttCATATCTTCAGACCTATAATTGAAAACTTATTGAGCTAGCTcgagtataaataatttatctcaagTTTGATTCTGCTACGAGAATTTATTGGAAGAAACTTGACagttttggtaaaaaaatagaaagaatacTAAAGATGATAATAGAAATGAGATTGATAAATGTAATGattgagaataaaaataattaatagatgAGTATTTAGTTAAGATAATgttatcattcataatatttaatttagtttgaaGAGacttattatcattatttaggttgtttggtttatttataatctaaattataatgtgtttatttgaataagttaattttgattattgttaatttatatcattataCTTTCGCAGTTGATTTTGATATGCgaaaatttcatataaattaaacgAGAATagttaaaattgtaaaatataaaaaaaaaaaatctataatataTCTTTGTGAATGAAGtgtacataattttttaaagttacaTGGAGAATAAAACAATCAGACTAAATATCAAATCAAGTTATCTAAAAATgttcatttttctttcaaaacatctaaaaaatcaaatgatcTTAAGTCTCTTCTTAGACCATTTCTAACCCAATTGCTTTCTCATATTTTCAAAACCCATTTACAGTCTTCCACCATTTTTCTCACTTCACAAAAAGCAAATGTGCATTTACACTATtcataaagttttttttttaaattagtccTCTAATTGTTAGACTAggttaattttatgtatttaatttttttaatatgttttttttgtataggtttaatttttgtaaatgtttaatttctgtatatgtttaattttttatataatatttttaatgtttaattttttttatataatgtttttatatgtttaatttttttaatataatttatgtatatttaaattttttataattttttttgatatgtttatgtttttatttaaattattaatttataattaattttatcataatttttttaatgggatgagtttaaaaaaatatttgagtttagtttgtaaagttgataaatacatatttaatattaaaaaaaagttaaaaagttggtttataaaagaatatttcaaaaatattcttttgagtttaaaaatgagtttttgggttgaaaatgaattattatttgaataacattaCCAACCCAACTCTAAATCTACCGTCACCGTCCCGATCCTCttcaagaattttaaatataaaccatcCCCGCTTCGAATCTACCAATCCCGCTCCGATCCTCGACggagattttaaatataaaccatcCCTGCCGGATCGGGAACAGAGTTTTCCTGCTATGCACcgaaaccaaaaatataaaagaaacaaaataacaaaactgACTTAAAACCGAAAATGATTAAATGCAACAAATGTTAGGAAAGAAGAAGAcattgtcacgggctcagtcttttcactgacgatccgtgcggcactagttacgatcttctcaagaacgagtaactagtcagccttactcgacgtaacactcgacgtttaataTAATTGACACAAAAATTCTAGAAAGAGAGTAACTCCTACaaagaatagtattatattactcAAATACTTGATGATTACAATGGAATACattcagggtatttatagggcttacacgtattaaattaggaattgcATTCTAATTACAActtaattatactaatttaggatatcccttccataacaagaatatccctacctaatttagaatatctcttgtaatctctaccttaattagaatatatcttctaatcccttccttgattagaatatatcttctaattccttccttaattaaaatatcttctaatctcttccttaattagaagatTCATTGGGCCTACTTAGGTAAATTGGCCTCCTTTTGGGCTAAGAAGATTAGCGCACTATCAGGCCCAGACcttaatgagcctcgacatcccctGGATTGGGTCTTGActctaatgggccgtgacattctcccccactcaatctggcgacgtcctcgtcgcttCCTCCTTGTAGGCCTGGATGATGTCTCCACACAAGATAGAAGTTTTGAGCGACATGCTGACTTTCCAACccgtttcttctctaagaaaaGGCCTTTGTATTGCCTCACAAGCCCCTTGTGAACTTTGGAAAATCGActctcttgatggaggagaagttttactatcactcggtttcctccgaactccaagtgtcttctcttcttgtcctccAATTGCTTCATTCTTTTGGAGGTCTTTGCTACTTCGCACTTCTCTTTTTGAAGAGAAACTCCTCCAGTTGCCTCTTCGATTCCTCCAATTTGGGAGGTTTCATGCGATAAAGAACCGCCGCcgatggtttagtacatttgactaactcttttctgtgatccacctctctcttatggtggGGTTTCTCTGATAATCCAGAGGGCATTACATCATGACCTTTCTCTAGGACAGTTGCAATTTTCTAGAGGTAAAGGAGGCGAGAAGACTGAGGATTAAGTACACTAAAGAGAAAgggtggcttaaagcagtcaactcggcaccaagtgcgacttatggagttgctcgtaatgtaaagatcaacttgggggagtggaccggccttctggatttctccattatcgacatggagaagagagaagaaaacCCTATTTCAAGAGAAAATATGTGATatcaatgttatttatattaattaataaaaaaactaataaaatactatacaaaataatattagaaaaaaattaagttaatctCCAACTTGAAACCtcatcaaaattgaaaattgaagAGTAGGGGAGATATAACCAAAAAGAAGTAAAACTGAAATATCGTCAATAGAAAATgtatgaaagatgaaaagatcaCAAGAAAAACCAATTTAAGTAGAAGAGAGAACATGTAGAAGAGAGAACATGTAGAAGAATAGGAAGATGAAGaggtagaaaaaataaaaaaaataatgtgaatGTTGGAAGATAAAAGAGTTTTgtagtgaaaaaaaaaactaataactGAATTTGAATCAGTAAGGTCCTGGGATCGGTGCGAGGCATGTAAATATCATCCCGTTCCAAATCCCGATCAATATATTTAGGGGTTTCTCTGATCCGTCCTAATCCCCGGTTAAAGCGGGAAAAAACCACACCAGTCATCTCGGTTCAGATCGATCACCAAATTACACTTTTCAATTGTCATtcttatacaaaaacacacccTAGGAGTTGGAATTAAATCGcttcaattttaattctatttacTAAATGCACCATATAGGTTTAAAATGGAGTcaatattgtgtaaaatataaaaaaaaaatctaatttgatAGACAAGTGTACAAAAATaagcaatatatataattacaagtgtcaaatttatgtgtactaaaaataaaaattaattctaacCGTCACCATAAACGTTTTTAACTTCTTAtcatttttagattaaaatagaAATGTCATAcaagttttatttttacacttataaaaaaatatattttaaatgatttttactgaattaaaaaaaatcacaaacatGCCTTGAAAAGGAGAGAACTACTCTCAAGTTTAACTTATCGATTAACAAATtatagtttgtattattaaaggtcttttattaatagaatatttttatttttaaattttttattttgtaaattatttttttgaaaataataactaatatttttttttttaaatgtataacaatttaatatttattttttgaaaagatCAGTTTTACGTAAAAATCAAGAAGAGTATCCATCAAgaaaaaacatgtaaataacacaagatttacATCAAAACCCAAGACGAAAAAACCACAAACAAAGTAAGAATTTTTTCAATATGAATAACATAAAAGGTTataatttagagagagaaaaaaaataatgacaaatattTGTGTATTAATACAACTCTAACTaagactatatatttataaatcacATAAATGAGCTTAGTGAATCCAATATCAACTAgttaggattttattttattacaccGCGAGCCTAGACCCATCTCCCGGTCAAAACCAATATGGGTCATCATAATTTAACAATCTTCACCTTGACACGGATCTAGTAtgtcaaaagaaaatttgatcttcaaaatataaataaccatAATAGTCTCCACCTCTTCCAAAAGCCCCCGTAGGCTTACTCAACAACCAAGACAACTAAGTTTGAGCAATGTTCAAACTTAACAATGGGGAGTGTCTTCATCGGCATATCAGCATGATTATGAACAATACTAATTTTGCTCACATCAATATCACGACGAGCAATAACATAACGTACAAAATAATATCGTACATTAATATGCTTAGTTCTTTCATGAAACATCTGATCTTTTGTCAGAAAAATAGTACTTTGCTATCACAAAAGATTGTCGTCATTTGTAAATTCTTCTTGAGTTCCCCTAATAGATCTTTAAGCCAAATAGCTTCTTTACAAGCTTATGTAATGACCATGTATTATGCCTCTATAGTAGACAATGCGGTTGTACTCTATAGAGTAACTTTTCAACTAATCGTATAACCGACAATACTAAAAAACATGTAAGCCATCTTTTCTGTCAAGATCGCCAACATAATTAGAATCGACATAGCCGATAACTTCATTTATAGTCCTTTCAAACTGTAGGTGAACATCCGTTGAATGTATTAAATAACGTAAAATACACCAAACTGTTCTCCAATACTCTTCACCTGAATTTATCAGATATCTACTAACTGCATTTACTGAATTTGTCAAATCTAATCGAGTACAAACTATTGCATATATAAAGGAACCAATTGCAATGAAATATGGAGCTCATAACAAATACTTGACATCCTCATTATACTGAGGTGACATAGTTGaagagtttttttttggaaaaaataacataatattattaaataaaaatattcaaaatgagTAAAGAATTACAAGAGTTCAGGATTCAGGCATAACAAgcctttacaaaaaaaaaaaatgaaccaacaagatgaaaatataaaaaaacctaTAAGCATTAAAAATTTACACatccaatttttaaaattaaaattattattttgatttattttcgaataaataaaattaaaaaaattaacccaaggccaaaaactaattaattagattaatcagattaattagattaattattgtgataattaaaatctaattaattaagaaaaatgaccaaacaaagaaataaaattatttgggataaatgttatatactcattttattttaaaataattttagaaaaaaatcaagggattaaaataaataatttaggatgaaatgaggtactCATTTCATccctcaaaattatttattcaccctaatatatataaaaaaatggcaaaagtatttgtcatatttattttaatattttatatatttaaaaagatcaaaagtAAAGCCAAAAggttgaaagaaaaatcaatttcaaacaaacccttaaggttttaataaaaaataaaatcgcaATCGGGTGTAGCCAAAAATTGGAAATAAAGTTACAGTCGCGATTACGCATGTTGGATCAGCGTTAGACGTGCCTGCCTAGGCGGTTGTAATAGAAGAATCGTGCGACCGAGAAGCATGTGATCGACTAACCCGAAATGCAACGAAACGACCCGAAATGCATCGACGCTCGACGGACCACTGACGGAACACCCCACAATCACCAAACGCGCATGAAACAAAGTTGTTTTGAGCCCCGATTGTCTTCTTCATCGTGATGCCGAAGGGATAAAGATGAAATCACATCCTTTGATTTTCCAAAAGTGGAACTCAGCCGTTAGTCCACTATTTTGGttgattcaaaagctgaaattATCATCCTACTACGATGATTATTTCTCCTACATCAATAAGGATGATTCACCCATATTTTGACAAGttggatgaagaacaaccaaaacaccattaatgGCTTCTAGctgattcaatccacttgaaGCCTCCATTAACTTAGGAAgtctataaatagcctcccttaACACTTTCGAAGGCAAGATATATCATCTCAAGCCCTGAATcaaagaattttgaaaatccaccattgaagctcaaaactttggatttttcgaaaattttgtataaagcTCTAAATCTTGGATCTAGGTATCCCAAAATCTTCcataaggtctaaggagtgttctccaatccttgataTGCTTCCAATcacctttaattcatacttccagtttgaatttgaaatttttatattttagttttcataagtttgtatacTATCTGGTTGTTGAATTTTAGAATTGGAAATCGATCATAGGATCATTTCTAAACTTTCTATTTAGGTTagt is drawn from Impatiens glandulifera chromosome 3, dImpGla2.1, whole genome shotgun sequence and contains these coding sequences:
- the LOC124931326 gene encoding probable methyltransferase At1g29790 — encoded protein: MAMGSVSLKIGDGTARFKKATICSSALNLVMLFFVLITNLFALYAFTSTPKIHNYHSPNNISIISEQVSLILREIDSSQKKLAQMEKQFIGFENIDLTQPKLAKELNLFLQRYQLPLGKDSKTGIKEMVSSVGHFCEKSMDSLSQFMNYKVNKPCPDDWSFGEKLILKGCEPLPRRRCFSKSIPKVNNCNNNDCFDHLSKTRGKNGFLIDDVLALGSNRGGIRTGLDLGGGSATFAAKMAEKNVTVITSTLNNEGPFSIFMASRGLFPLYTSLDQRFPFYDNVFDLVHVVSVLDVGESSSKKLEFLMFDVDRVLRAGGLFWLDSFDFASDDKKSELISLIERFGYKKLKWVVGEKKMKSKASLSAVLEKPVRL